The following coding sequences are from one Limnobacter sp. SAORIC-580 window:
- a CDS encoding GNAT family N-acetyltransferase, with protein sequence MQFATRPAFQIRDATLADMPAVQALYAHYVLHELATFELVPPTLEEMCSRRQAILESGLPYLVAQIRHELVGYAYAATYRPRPAYRYTVEDSVYLSPNHKGMGLGAALLGEVIRRCEQGPWRQMVAVITQGGTAGSAELHQKLGFLEVGRMPNVGYKFNRWVGTLIMQRALGEGGNSSPEPF encoded by the coding sequence ATGCAATTCGCCACACGTCCAGCTTTTCAGATTCGGGATGCCACCCTGGCCGACATGCCTGCTGTGCAGGCTTTGTATGCGCATTACGTGCTTCATGAGCTGGCCACGTTTGAGCTGGTGCCTCCGACACTGGAGGAAATGTGTTCCCGACGGCAAGCCATACTCGAGTCTGGTTTGCCTTATCTGGTTGCACAAATCCGTCATGAGCTTGTTGGTTACGCCTATGCAGCCACTTACAGGCCCAGGCCCGCTTACCGCTACACCGTTGAAGATTCAGTGTATTTGTCACCAAACCACAAAGGCATGGGCCTGGGTGCGGCTTTGCTTGGTGAGGTCATTCGCCGGTGCGAGCAAGGTCCCTGGCGGCAAATGGTGGCGGTGATCACCCAGGGAGGCACAGCAGGTTCGGCCGAGTTGCATCAAAAACTGGGCTTTCTGGAAGTTGGGCGCATGCCGAATGTTGGTTACAAATTCAATCGTTGGGTGGGCACGCTCATCATGCAACGTGCTTTGGGAGAGGGCGGCAATTCTTCACCCGAACCCTTTTGA
- a CDS encoding TIGR00730 family Rossman fold protein: MKNICVYCGSSAGNRVEYTEGAKALARALVDNNFGLVYGGSNLGLMGVVAEEVLALGGNVTGIIPESLVTKELAHPALAELIVTRNMHERKALMAERSDGFVALPGGLGTFEELFEILTWAQLSFHHKPVGVLNVNGYYDGLLAFLDHAHQEAFIRPQHRNMLMANTCAFSLLEAFKTYSAPAVVKWV, from the coding sequence ATGAAAAATATTTGTGTGTACTGTGGCTCCAGTGCGGGCAACCGGGTCGAATACACCGAAGGTGCCAAGGCCTTGGCCCGTGCATTGGTCGACAACAATTTCGGCTTGGTTTACGGCGGATCTAATTTGGGCTTGATGGGTGTGGTGGCCGAAGAGGTATTGGCTTTGGGCGGCAATGTCACTGGCATCATTCCTGAATCGCTGGTGACCAAAGAACTGGCGCACCCTGCCTTGGCCGAGTTGATCGTGACCCGCAACATGCACGAGCGCAAAGCCCTGATGGCCGAGCGCTCCGATGGCTTTGTCGCATTACCCGGTGGTTTGGGAACTTTCGAAGAACTCTTTGAAATCCTGACCTGGGCGCAACTCAGTTTTCACCACAAACCCGTGGGTGTGTTGAATGTAAATGGCTACTACGACGGCCTGCTCGCCTTTCTGGATCATGCTCACCAGGAGGCATTCATTCGGCCCCAGCACCGCAATATGTTGATGGCAAATACCTGTGCATTCTCGCTGCTCGAAGCTTTCAAAACGTACAGCGCGCCTGCCGTGGTGAAGTGGGTTTAA
- a CDS encoding sulfite exporter TauE/SafE family protein, translating into MTLEINDYTLIVGLAFLVAGFVKGVTGMGLPPIAIGLMAVVVAPVQAAALIVVPSMVSNAWQMLIGPGFLIAARRFAGLLVMVCIGAAFGVGVLTGSTPAYATLALGLVLFVYAVLGLFKFNMHVNASQERWASPLVGGLTGFLAGATGVSSVPSAPYMNSLGMNKDELLQALGLVFTVGTFALAVGLYLKGRFELAAAWESTLCLIPTMAGVLAGQKCRALLSAETFKTVFFLGLLLLGSYMIARVLWL; encoded by the coding sequence ATGACTCTGGAAATTAACGACTACACCCTGATCGTCGGCTTGGCATTTTTGGTAGCAGGTTTCGTCAAAGGCGTCACAGGCATGGGCCTGCCCCCAATCGCAATTGGTTTGATGGCGGTGGTGGTTGCACCAGTGCAGGCGGCCGCGCTCATTGTTGTTCCCTCCATGGTCAGCAATGCGTGGCAAATGCTGATCGGCCCAGGCTTCTTGATTGCCGCGCGCCGTTTCGCCGGTTTACTTGTCATGGTTTGCATTGGCGCTGCATTCGGTGTGGGCGTATTAACCGGTAGCACGCCTGCGTACGCTACCTTGGCTTTGGGTCTGGTGTTGTTTGTGTACGCCGTGTTGGGTCTGTTCAAGTTCAACATGCATGTGAACGCAAGCCAGGAACGCTGGGCTTCGCCCCTGGTGGGTGGGCTTACCGGTTTTTTGGCAGGTGCAACCGGCGTTTCATCGGTGCCTTCCGCACCGTACATGAATTCCTTAGGCATGAACAAAGACGAGTTGTTGCAGGCTTTGGGTTTGGTATTCACCGTGGGCACTTTTGCGCTCGCCGTGGGCCTGTACCTCAAGGGTCGGTTTGAATTGGCTGCAGCCTGGGAATCTACTTTGTGCCTGATACCCACCATGGCCGGGGTGCTGGCGGGGCAAAAATGCCGAGCCCTGTTGAGCGCAGAGACTTTCAAAACCGTGTTTTTTCTGGGCTTGCTGCTACTGGGCAGCTACATGATTGCCCGTGTGCTTTGGCTGTAG